A window of Eikenella corrodens contains these coding sequences:
- a CDS encoding UvrD-helicase domain-containing protein, producing MLTSASQNSLLSGLNNEQLSAVTWPAQSALVLAGAGSGKTKVLTTRIAWLLHTGQAGLHSVMAVTFTNKAAKEMRARLEAMLPLNIRAMWLGTFHGLCHRFLRLHHKEAGLPAAFQILDSSDQLALAKRLLKALNISEEIIAPRALQGFINAQKEAGLRAAVLHASNPFEQRLIECYAEYDRLCRQEGVADFAELMLRSYEVLQSNEILRTHYQNRFNHILVDEFQDTNKLQYDWLKLLAGQHTAVFAVGDDDQSIYRFRGARVGNMADFMREFQVASPIKLEQNYRSVGNILAAANAVIAHNDGRLGKNLRTEAEHGEKIRFLSAFTDSEEAEFVVEEIKALHRDGMDLAQTAVLYRSNAQSRVLEQALFRAGLPYKIYGGLRFYERQEIKHALAYLRLAVNPDDDNALLRVINVPARGIGSRTVENIQAAASQEGIPLWQAACRVAVKNGKVAAFVRLIESLRGSIGSIGLPEIVAEAVRSSGLYEYYQNQKVDHQDRLDNLDELIRAAEEFRPEDSTFETLPADAAESPAFPVLAFLSNAALESGENQAAADESAVQLMTVHAAKGLEFDAVFLTGMEEGRFPSELSLAEHGGLEEERRLMYVAITRARQRLYISMAQQRMLHGQTHFGTVSRFVEEIPSDLLYLLTPVLKPRFPVPEGRPQQSRAEWAVPVAKQDYDGFSIGQNVRHAKFGTGVIIEGEHKADSARLTINFGKQGIKVLDTKFAKLEAV from the coding sequence GTGCTTACATCAGCTTCACAAAACTCCCTACTTTCCGGCCTGAACAATGAGCAACTCTCTGCGGTAACCTGGCCGGCACAATCTGCTTTGGTGCTGGCTGGTGCTGGTAGCGGTAAAACTAAGGTGCTTACCACACGGATTGCCTGGCTGCTGCATACCGGTCAGGCCGGCTTGCATTCGGTGATGGCGGTTACGTTCACTAATAAGGCGGCTAAAGAAATGCGTGCTCGGCTCGAAGCCATGTTGCCGCTGAATATCCGTGCCATGTGGCTGGGCACGTTTCATGGCCTGTGCCACCGATTCCTGCGTTTGCATCACAAAGAAGCTGGTCTGCCAGCTGCCTTCCAGATTTTAGACAGCAGTGACCAGCTCGCTCTAGCCAAACGCCTGCTCAAAGCTCTCAACATTTCTGAAGAAATCATCGCCCCGCGTGCCTTGCAAGGCTTTATCAACGCGCAAAAAGAAGCAGGTTTGCGTGCAGCCGTACTGCATGCCAGCAACCCGTTTGAACAGCGCCTGATTGAATGCTATGCCGAATACGATCGTCTGTGTCGGCAGGAAGGGGTAGCAGATTTTGCCGAACTCATGTTGCGCAGCTATGAAGTGCTGCAAAGCAATGAGATCCTGCGTACTCACTACCAAAACCGCTTCAACCACATCTTGGTCGACGAATTCCAAGATACCAACAAACTGCAATACGACTGGCTCAAACTCCTGGCCGGGCAACATACTGCCGTATTTGCTGTGGGCGACGACGATCAAAGCATCTACCGTTTCCGTGGCGCGCGCGTGGGCAATATGGCCGATTTCATGCGCGAATTTCAGGTAGCCTCTCCCATTAAGCTGGAGCAGAACTACCGTTCGGTGGGCAATATCCTTGCTGCGGCCAATGCCGTGATTGCCCATAACGACGGCCGCTTGGGCAAGAACCTGCGCACTGAAGCCGAGCATGGCGAAAAAATCCGCTTCCTTTCCGCTTTTACCGACAGTGAAGAAGCCGAGTTTGTGGTAGAAGAAATCAAAGCCCTGCACCGCGACGGCATGGATTTGGCACAAACTGCCGTGCTCTATCGCAGTAACGCCCAGTCGCGCGTTCTCGAGCAAGCCCTGTTCCGTGCCGGCCTGCCCTATAAAATCTATGGCGGCCTGCGCTTTTATGAGCGGCAGGAGATTAAACACGCACTTGCTTATTTGCGGCTGGCGGTTAACCCCGACGACGATAACGCCCTATTGCGCGTCATCAACGTGCCCGCACGCGGTATTGGCAGCCGTACGGTGGAAAACATTCAAGCCGCTGCTTCGCAGGAAGGCATACCGCTGTGGCAGGCAGCCTGCCGCGTGGCTGTGAAAAATGGCAAAGTAGCCGCCTTTGTGCGCTTGATTGAAAGCCTGCGCGGCAGCATTGGCTCAATAGGGCTACCTGAAATTGTGGCCGAGGCCGTACGCAGCAGCGGCCTGTATGAGTATTACCAAAACCAAAAAGTCGATCATCAAGACCGCTTAGACAACTTGGACGAACTCATCCGAGCGGCTGAAGAATTCCGCCCTGAAGACAGCACGTTTGAAACCCTGCCCGCTGATGCCGCAGAGAGCCCGGCCTTCCCCGTGCTTGCCTTTTTGAGCAATGCTGCGCTTGAATCCGGTGAAAACCAGGCTGCCGCCGATGAGTCTGCCGTACAGCTAATGACCGTGCATGCCGCTAAAGGGCTGGAATTCGATGCAGTATTTCTCACCGGCATGGAAGAAGGCCGTTTCCCCAGCGAATTGAGCCTGGCCGAACATGGTGGGCTGGAAGAGGAGCGGCGGCTGATGTATGTGGCCATCACGCGCGCACGGCAGCGGCTCTACATCAGCATGGCGCAACAGCGGATGTTGCACGGCCAAACCCATTTCGGCACTGTATCGCGCTTTGTGGAGGAAATCCCATCTGATTTGCTGTACTTGCTTACCCCCGTGCTGAAACCACGCTTCCCCGTGCCCGAAGGCCGGCCCCAACAGAGTAGGGCAGAGTGGGCTGTACCGGTGGCAAAACAGGACTATGACGGCTTCAGCATCGGCCAAAATGTGCGGCACGCCAAATTCGGTACCGGTGTGATCATTGAAGGAGAACACAAAGCCGACAGCGCCCGCCTTACCATAAACTTCGGCAAGCAGGGCATCAAGGTGCTGGACACCAAATTTGCCAAACTGGAAGCCGTGTGA
- a CDS encoding HIT domain-containing protein, with the protein MSAYDSNNIFAKILRGEIPNHTVYEDEKVLAFLDVMPQARGHVLVVPKTQAVELSDLPLEYAQAVFAAAKKIIAAQRKVLQRHGIVQMQLNGQEAGQSVFHYHMHLIPGHLHDLEEHEDKMADHAELAALAAKLREAIA; encoded by the coding sequence ATGTCCGCATACGACAGTAACAACATCTTCGCCAAAATCCTGCGCGGCGAAATCCCCAATCATACGGTATATGAAGACGAAAAAGTCCTCGCCTTCCTCGACGTGATGCCGCAGGCGCGTGGCCATGTGTTGGTTGTGCCGAAAACGCAGGCCGTGGAGCTGAGCGATCTGCCATTAGAATATGCACAAGCCGTGTTTGCCGCTGCCAAGAAAATCATTGCCGCCCAGCGCAAAGTTTTGCAGCGGCACGGCATCGTGCAAATGCAGCTCAACGGCCAAGAAGCCGGGCAGAGCGTGTTCCATTATCATATGCACCTGATCCCCGGGCATCTGCACGATCTGGAGGAACATGAAGATAAAATGGCCGACCACGCCGAATTGGCCGCGCTGGCTGCCAAACTGCGTGAGGCCATAGCGTAG
- a CDS encoding sigma-70 family RNA polymerase sigma factor gives MKSEQAESNNHEQVWQQTDTAELRRKLLRFATLQLHDAQWAEDVVQDTMLKAFARRQQFKADAQWQTWVFAILRNTLLDSLRSRKNQLQWHVSSEDEQFLDAVRQQQFDESGHWTGSAAPQTWASPEDTIRQQEFMHTMEYCLEHLPDNTARVFMLREWMGLEVAEICQQTGISADNCYTILYRARNGLRRCLQSNWLNG, from the coding sequence ATGAAATCCGAACAAGCAGAATCCAACAATCATGAACAGGTTTGGCAGCAAACGGATACCGCCGAACTGAGGCGTAAACTTTTACGCTTTGCCACCCTGCAGCTACACGATGCCCAATGGGCAGAAGATGTGGTGCAAGACACCATGCTGAAAGCCTTTGCCCGTCGGCAGCAGTTTAAGGCGGATGCACAATGGCAAACGTGGGTATTCGCCATTTTGCGCAATACTTTATTAGATAGCCTGCGCAGCCGCAAAAACCAGCTGCAATGGCACGTGAGCAGTGAAGACGAGCAGTTTCTTGATGCTGTCCGCCAGCAGCAGTTTGACGAGAGCGGCCATTGGACGGGCAGCGCTGCTCCTCAGACATGGGCATCCCCGGAAGACACCATCCGGCAGCAGGAATTTATGCATACCATGGAATACTGTCTTGAGCACCTGCCGGATAATACCGCGCGGGTATTTATGCTGCGCGAGTGGATGGGGTTGGAAGTGGCTGAAATCTGCCAGCAAACCGGTATCAGCGCCGACAACTGCTATACCATTCTCTACCGAGCCCGCAACGGCCTGCGTCGCTGCCTGCAAAGCAACTGGTTAAATGGATAA
- a CDS encoding zf-HC2 domain-containing protein, which produces MLKCQRAAELISLQHDRPLSLWERWQLRLHLLVCSPCQRYQKQLDTISLAMRHVRQKQAEDK; this is translated from the coding sequence ATGCTGAAATGCCAACGAGCCGCAGAACTGATTTCGCTGCAACATGACCGCCCCTTGAGCCTTTGGGAGCGTTGGCAGCTGCGACTGCACCTCCTAGTTTGTTCACCCTGCCAACGCTATCAGAAACAGCTGGACACCATCAGTTTGGCAATGCGCCATGTGCGGCAGAAACAGGCTGAAGATAAATAG
- a CDS encoding IS5 family transposase (programmed frameshift), which translates to MKYENLIQRSDSEFKRLTGVTPVLFHEMLQVTTEAESRKVKSGRPHTLGLADQLLLTLSYLRHYHTQLELAAIYGLSESNVCRTIRKTEDALIRCKRFSLPKHKNPGDQTVIIDVTESPIERPKKQRQYYSGKKRRHTVKIRVIYGRETEKIISIRTGMGARHDMRLAKRHLAELYPYKIVIADKGYQGLAKTGLQTPKKKSKRHPPDKQDKEANRRLGKLRTVIEHINRKLKIFKILSLPYRNRRKRFGLRANLIAGLVNAMG; encoded by the exons ATGAAATACGAAAACCTCATCCAAAGAAGCGATAGCGAATTCAAACGGCTCACAGGTGTAACGCCCGTCCTTTTTCACGAAATGCTGCAAGTCACCACAGAAGCAGAAAGCCGGAAGGTCAAGTCGGGCAGGCCGCATACGCTCGGTTTGGCAGACCAACTGCTGCTTACCCTAAGCTATCTGCGCCATTACCATACCCAACTCGAATTGGCCGCCATCTACGGCCTTTCCGAAAGCAATGTCTGCCGCACCATCCGTAAAACCGAGGACGCCCTCATCCGTTGCAAACGCTTCTCCCTGCCAAAGCACAAGAATCCGGGCGACCAAACGGTCATCATTGACGTTACCGAAAGCCCGATTGAACGT CCAAAAAAACAGCGGCAGTATTACAGCGGCAAGAAAAGGCGGCACACGGTTAAAATCCGGGTCATATACGGCAGGGAAACGGAAAAAATCATCAGCATCCGGACGGGGATGGGTGCCCGGCATGACATGCGTTTAGCCAAGAGGCACCTTGCAGAGCTTTATCCCTACAAAATAGTCATCGCGGATAAGGGTTATCAAGGATTGGCCAAAACCGGATTACAGACCCCGAAAAAGAAATCCAAACGTCATCCGCCGGACAAACAGGATAAAGAGGCGAACAGGCGGTTAGGCAAACTCAGAACCGTCATCGAGCACATCAACAGGAAACTGAAGATATTCAAAATATTGTCGCTGCCTTACCGCAACAGGCGGAAACGGTTCGGGTTAAGGGCAAATCTGATTGCAGGACTGGTTAATGCGATGGGATGA
- a CDS encoding MFS transporter, with product MQHTDSADTQHEYFADRPGFPAKTIVATLFIGAFFGYLNDTLLNVALTPIMRDFHIDKTTAQWLTTGFLLVMGAFTPITAGVIQWFETRKMVLITQATFLAGSLICALAPNFGVLLVGRMVQAISAAFFVPLLFNGILNIFPPNRRGTAMGVITMMFTAAPALGPTLSGIIIDHTHWRVIFAATAPFMLVAMFLVGKYLSVNLSPTIRPKIDIPSALLSIGGFGGLVYACSNFASLPPAEFVLLLAGSVVLIGWFVRRQFHIATPLLNLRALQYRQFSLCLAILACAGFLFLGLELMIPIYTQQVLLLSGTATGLILMPASIAQALAAPLFGKLLDKKGGRFVVLPATIMLTAALAVLWGYLKIDTQTTALSAMFALMAVSVSACITGETHGLNALPKHLNPHGAAIITTINPIAGAIGAAFFVGTTNIGERLSSGSSPQQAMLNGIHLSMSLALAVGILTIICAYRLKPAKVISD from the coding sequence ATGCAACACACCGATTCCGCCGACACCCAACACGAATACTTCGCCGACCGCCCCGGCTTCCCCGCCAAAACCATCGTGGCCACGCTCTTTATCGGCGCCTTCTTCGGCTACCTGAACGACACCCTGCTCAACGTGGCGCTCACGCCCATCATGCGCGATTTCCACATCGACAAAACCACCGCCCAATGGCTCACCACCGGCTTTCTCCTGGTGATGGGCGCATTCACGCCGATTACCGCCGGCGTTATCCAATGGTTCGAAACCCGCAAAATGGTGCTCATCACCCAAGCCACCTTCCTCGCCGGTTCGTTGATTTGCGCCCTCGCGCCCAATTTTGGCGTGCTGCTGGTCGGGCGCATGGTGCAGGCCATATCCGCCGCCTTCTTCGTGCCGTTGCTGTTTAACGGCATCCTCAATATCTTCCCGCCCAACCGGCGCGGCACAGCCATGGGCGTAATCACCATGATGTTTACCGCCGCCCCCGCGCTTGGCCCCACCCTCTCCGGCATCATCATCGACCATACCCACTGGCGTGTGATCTTCGCCGCCACCGCGCCGTTTATGCTCGTGGCCATGTTTCTCGTGGGCAAATATCTCAGCGTCAACCTCAGCCCCACCATCCGCCCCAAAATCGACATCCCCTCCGCCCTGCTCTCCATCGGTGGCTTCGGCGGCCTGGTGTATGCCTGCAGCAACTTCGCCAGCCTGCCCCCGGCCGAATTCGTGCTGCTGTTGGCCGGCTCGGTGGTGCTCATCGGCTGGTTTGTGCGCCGCCAGTTCCATATCGCCACGCCGCTTCTAAACCTGCGTGCCCTGCAATACCGCCAATTCAGCCTCTGCCTCGCCATCCTCGCCTGCGCCGGTTTCCTCTTCCTCGGCCTCGAACTGATGATCCCCATCTACACCCAGCAAGTGCTGCTGCTCTCCGGCACCGCCACCGGCCTCATCCTTATGCCCGCCAGCATCGCCCAGGCCTTGGCCGCCCCGCTGTTTGGCAAACTGCTGGATAAAAAAGGCGGCCGCTTCGTGGTGCTGCCCGCCACCATTATGCTCACCGCCGCCCTGGCCGTATTGTGGGGCTACCTGAAAATCGACACCCAAACCACCGCCCTCTCCGCCATGTTTGCCCTGATGGCCGTGTCCGTATCCGCCTGCATCACCGGCGAAACCCACGGCCTCAACGCCCTGCCCAAACACCTCAACCCGCACGGCGCCGCCATCATCACCACCATCAACCCCATCGCCGGCGCCATCGGCGCAGCCTTCTTTGTGGGCACCACCAACATCGGCGAGCGCCTCTCCAGCGGCAGCAGCCCGCAGCAGGCCATGCTCAACGGCATCCACCTGAGTATGAGCCTCGCCCTGGCAGTAGGCATCCTCACCATCATCTGCGCCTACCGGCTCAAACCAGCTAAGGTGATAAGCGATTAG
- a CDS encoding pyrimidine 5'-nucleotidase: MPPSQPVWLFDLDDTLHRADAGIFRLINRRMTEFMARKLNLSLPEASDLREHYWRHYGATLGGLQQHHPQVCPAEFLCQSHHLPELIAALQPMPHTDTALAALPGRKAVFSNGPAFYVRALIEAMRLGSRFEALFGVDDLALHYKPQPQAFHMVCAALAVPPQQCVLVDDSPANLQAAKALGMRTVWFGSRARPQPFADHIVRDMRELQVLAGEIR; encoded by the coding sequence ATGCCGCCCTCCCAGCCCGTTTGGCTGTTCGACCTAGACGACACCCTGCACCGCGCCGATGCGGGCATTTTCCGCCTCATCAACCGCCGCATGACCGAATTCATGGCACGCAAACTGAACCTGAGTCTGCCCGAAGCCTCCGATTTGCGCGAACACTATTGGCGGCACTACGGCGCCACGCTCGGCGGTTTGCAGCAGCACCATCCGCAGGTCTGCCCCGCCGAATTCCTGTGCCAAAGCCACCACCTGCCCGAACTCATCGCTGCCTTGCAGCCGATGCCGCACACCGATACCGCGCTCGCCGCCCTACCCGGCCGCAAAGCCGTGTTTTCCAACGGCCCAGCGTTTTATGTGCGCGCCCTGATCGAAGCCATGCGGCTGGGCAGCCGTTTTGAAGCCCTGTTCGGCGTGGACGACCTTGCCCTGCACTACAAGCCGCAGCCGCAGGCCTTCCATATGGTGTGCGCCGCGCTGGCCGTGCCGCCGCAGCAATGCGTGTTGGTGGACGACAGCCCGGCCAATCTGCAAGCGGCCAAAGCTTTGGGCATGCGCACGGTGTGGTTCGGCAGCCGCGCCCGGCCGCAGCCCTTTGCCGACCATATCGTCCGCGATATGCGCGAGCTGCAGGTTCTGGCTGGCGAAATCAGGTAA
- the fba gene encoding class II fructose-bisphosphate aldolase (catalyzes the reversible aldol condensation of dihydroxyacetonephosphate and glyceraldehyde 3-phosphate in the Calvin cycle, glycolysis, and/or gluconeogenesis): MALVSMRQLLDHAAEHGYGLPAFNVNNLEQMRAIMEAADQVNAPVIVQASAGARKYAGAPFLRHLILAAVEEFPHIPVVMHQDHGASPDVCQRSIQLGFSSVMMDGSLLADGKTPSSYEYNVDVTRTVVNFSHACGVSVEGEIGVLGNLETGEAGEEDGVGAAGKLSHDQMLTSVEDAVRFVNDTGVDALAIAVGTSHGAYKFTRPPTGDVLRIDRIKEIHAALPNTHIVMHGSSSVPQEWLKVINEYGGGIGETYGVPVEEIVEGIKHGVRKVNIDTDLRLASTGAIRKFLAENPAEFDPRKYLAKTIEAMKGICLARYQAFGCEGMADKIKPISLEKMATRYAKGELNQVVAK; the protein is encoded by the coding sequence ATGGCTCTGGTATCCATGCGCCAGCTTTTAGACCACGCCGCCGAACACGGCTACGGCCTGCCCGCTTTTAATGTGAACAACTTGGAGCAGATGCGCGCCATCATGGAAGCGGCCGACCAAGTGAACGCGCCCGTTATCGTGCAGGCTTCCGCCGGCGCGCGCAAATATGCCGGCGCCCCCTTCTTGCGCCACCTGATTTTGGCGGCGGTGGAAGAGTTCCCGCACATTCCCGTGGTGATGCACCAAGACCACGGCGCTTCGCCCGACGTGTGCCAGCGCTCCATCCAGCTGGGTTTCTCCTCCGTGATGATGGACGGCTCGCTCCTGGCCGACGGCAAAACCCCGTCTTCCTACGAATACAACGTAGACGTTACCCGCACCGTGGTGAACTTCTCCCATGCCTGCGGCGTGTCGGTGGAAGGCGAAATCGGCGTGTTGGGCAATTTGGAAACCGGCGAAGCGGGCGAAGAAGACGGCGTGGGCGCGGCGGGCAAATTGAGCCACGACCAAATGCTCACCAGCGTGGAAGACGCCGTGCGCTTCGTGAACGATACCGGTGTGGACGCATTGGCGATTGCCGTGGGCACCAGCCACGGCGCATACAAATTCACCCGTCCACCCACAGGCGACGTGCTGCGCATCGACCGTATCAAAGAAATCCACGCCGCCCTGCCGAATACGCATATCGTGATGCACGGCTCCAGCTCGGTGCCGCAGGAATGGCTGAAAGTGATTAACGAGTACGGCGGCGGCATCGGCGAAACCTACGGCGTGCCGGTGGAAGAAATCGTGGAAGGCATCAAACACGGCGTGCGCAAAGTCAATATCGACACCGACCTGCGCCTGGCCAGCACAGGGGCAATCCGCAAATTCTTAGCCGAAAACCCTGCCGAATTCGATCCGCGCAAATACCTGGCCAAAACCATCGAAGCCATGAAAGGCATCTGCCTGGCTCGTTATCAGGCCTTCGGCTGCGAAGGCATGGCCGATAAAATCAAACCGATTTCGTTGGAAAAAATGGCCACCCGTTATGCTAAAGGCGAGCTGAACCAAGTGGTGGCGAAGTAA
- the metX gene encoding homoserine O-succinyltransferase MetX, whose amino-acid sequence MNPPASVGIVTPQTIAFEQPFSLQNGDTLPRFDLITETYGTLNADKSNAILICHALSGTHHVAGRHHPDDKHPGWWDNMVGPNKPVDTNRFFVVGLNNLGGCAGSSGPLSTNPATGKPYGSDFPMVTVKDWVRSQALLADHFGIKQWAAVMGGSLGGMQALQWAIDFPERVRHALVIASAPKLSTQNIAFNDVARQAILTDPDFHEGHYASRQTLPRRGLKIARMMGHITYLAEDGLGKKFGRQMRNGNYQYGYGIEFEVESYLRYQGDKFADRFDANTYLLMTKALDYFDPAADFGHNLHTALLGVQAKFFVASFSSDWRFAPERSHELVKALISAEKDVQYIEIESSHGHDAFLMEDEPYLKAVKAYIDNIHKELAHESA is encoded by the coding sequence ATGAACCCACCCGCTTCCGTGGGCATCGTTACCCCGCAAACCATTGCCTTCGAACAGCCCTTCTCCCTACAAAACGGCGACACGCTGCCCCGTTTTGATTTGATTACCGAAACCTACGGCACACTCAACGCCGATAAATCCAACGCCATCCTGATTTGCCACGCCTTGTCCGGCACGCACCATGTGGCTGGCCGCCACCATCCGGACGACAAGCACCCCGGCTGGTGGGACAACATGGTCGGCCCCAATAAGCCGGTGGATACCAACCGCTTTTTCGTGGTCGGGCTCAACAACCTGGGCGGCTGCGCCGGCAGCAGCGGCCCCTTGAGCACCAATCCGGCCACCGGCAAGCCATACGGCTCGGATTTCCCGATGGTAACCGTAAAAGATTGGGTGCGCTCGCAAGCCCTGCTGGCCGACCATTTCGGCATCAAGCAATGGGCAGCCGTGATGGGCGGCAGCCTCGGCGGTATGCAGGCCTTACAATGGGCAATCGACTTCCCCGAGCGCGTTCGCCACGCGTTGGTGATTGCGTCCGCACCCAAATTGTCCACCCAAAACATCGCGTTTAACGACGTGGCCCGCCAAGCCATCCTCACCGATCCCGACTTCCACGAAGGCCACTACGCCAGCCGCCAAACCCTGCCCCGGCGCGGCCTGAAAATTGCCCGCATGATGGGGCACATCACTTATCTGGCTGAAGACGGGTTGGGCAAAAAGTTCGGCCGCCAAATGCGCAACGGCAATTATCAATACGGCTACGGCATTGAATTCGAAGTGGAAAGCTATCTGCGCTACCAGGGCGACAAATTTGCCGACCGCTTCGATGCCAACACCTACCTGCTCATGACCAAGGCGCTGGATTATTTCGACCCCGCCGCCGATTTCGGCCACAACCTGCACACCGCGCTCTTGGGCGTGCAGGCCAAATTCTTCGTGGCCAGCTTCAGCAGCGACTGGCGTTTTGCGCCGGAACGTTCGCACGAATTGGTGAAAGCCCTGATTAGCGCGGAAAAAGATGTGCAATACATCGAAATCGAATCTTCCCACGGCCACGATGCTTTCCTGATGGAAGACGAGCCGTATTTGAAAGCCGTGAAAGCCTATATCGATAATATCCACAAGGAGTTGGCGCATGAATCTGCGTGA
- the metW gene encoding methionine biosynthesis protein MetW — MNLRDDLQLIYDWIPAGSRVLDLGCGDGELLHALVKYKNCKGYGVEIDTGSVIAAIARGVNVIQADLEQGLQAFGDGSFDVIVLSQTIQAMQNVETILRDLTRVAKEAIVTFPNFGYWRNRFQVAFGGHMPVSERMPYDWYDTPNIHWCTLSDFDRLCAKNRIRVLERAVMAGGRRVSCLPNLLGSLAFYRVG, encoded by the coding sequence ATGAATCTGCGTGATGACCTGCAACTGATTTACGACTGGATTCCCGCCGGCAGCCGCGTGCTGGATTTGGGCTGCGGCGACGGCGAATTGCTGCATGCCCTGGTGAAATACAAAAATTGCAAGGGCTACGGCGTGGAAATCGACACCGGCAGCGTAATTGCCGCCATCGCCCGCGGCGTTAACGTGATTCAGGCCGATTTGGAGCAGGGCTTGCAGGCGTTCGGCGACGGCAGCTTCGATGTGATTGTGCTCAGCCAAACCATCCAAGCCATGCAAAACGTGGAAACCATCCTGCGCGACCTCACCCGCGTGGCCAAGGAAGCGATTGTTACCTTCCCCAATTTCGGCTATTGGCGCAACCGTTTTCAGGTAGCCTTCGGCGGGCATATGCCGGTGAGCGAGCGCATGCCCTACGATTGGTACGACACGCCGAATATTCATTGGTGCACCCTCAGCGATTTCGACCGCCTGTGTGCGAAAAACCGCATCCGCGTGCTGGAACGCGCGGTGATGGCCGGCGGCCGGCGCGTATCCTGCCTGCCGAACCTGCTGGGCAGCCTGGCATTTTATCGCGTGGGTTGA
- the rsgA gene encoding ribosome small subunit-dependent GTPase A: protein MTDTAQIITSYGRRFIVRTADGHTFEATTRKKRVDFACGDQVHITPLNAEQAVIEDFLPRRSLLYRQDAWKTKLIAANVSQLLIVLAAVPTPSEPLLQRALLAVEAAGIGAVIVLNKTDLPETEQWRGKLAFYENLGYPVLPVSAVRNADALLPVLNGHTSILLGQSGMGKSTLINALLGQSIARTNEISSALDSGKHTTTHAQLYDLNKTSCIIDSPGLQEFGLYHLQVASLPHYFPDMRGFIGQCRFHNCSHRQEPGCAIKAAAEAGHIRADRLQLLQQLTDELSTKKW, encoded by the coding sequence ATGACCGACACTGCCCAAATCATCACCAGCTACGGCCGCCGCTTTATCGTGCGCACTGCCGATGGCCATACCTTCGAAGCCACCACCCGAAAAAAACGGGTGGACTTCGCCTGTGGCGACCAAGTACACATTACGCCGCTGAATGCCGAGCAGGCGGTGATTGAAGATTTCCTACCGCGCCGCAGCCTGCTCTACCGCCAAGACGCCTGGAAAACCAAGCTGATTGCCGCCAATGTGAGCCAACTGCTGATTGTGCTGGCCGCCGTGCCCACGCCGAGCGAGCCGCTGCTGCAACGCGCCCTGCTGGCGGTGGAAGCGGCCGGTATCGGCGCGGTGATTGTGTTAAACAAAACCGATTTGCCGGAAACGGAACAATGGCGCGGCAAACTGGCATTTTACGAAAACCTGGGCTACCCCGTGCTGCCCGTGAGCGCGGTGCGCAACGCCGATGCCCTGCTGCCGGTGTTGAATGGGCACACCAGCATCCTGTTGGGCCAAAGCGGCATGGGCAAATCCACCCTGATTAACGCCCTGCTCGGCCAAAGCATCGCCCGCACCAACGAAATCTCCAGCGCCCTCGACTCCGGCAAACACACCACCACCCACGCCCAGCTCTACGACCTAAACAAAACCTCCTGCATCATCGATTCCCCCGGTTTGCAGGAATTCGGCCTGTACCATCTTCAGGTAGCCTCCCTGCCCCACTACTTCCCCGATATGCGCGGCTTCATCGGCCAATGCCGATTCCACAACTGCAGCCACCGCCAAGAGCCCGGCTGCGCCATCAAAGCCGCCGCCGAAGCCGGCCATATCCGTGCCGACCGCCTGCAGCTTCTGCAACAGCTGACCGATGAACTATCCACGAAGAAATGGTAG